Part of the Corallococcus macrosporus genome is shown below.
GCGATGGCTTCCCACGGTGCCAGCCGCCCATTGTCCGGCGGCGCGAGGGTCTTCTGGCTCCCGGGATCCCCCCCTGTCCACAGGTAGCCCTTCACGCAGCGCGCCCCTTCACCTGCTGCGCGATGCCCTCCGACAACCGGTGCGCCCAGCTCATCAGCTCCGCACCCGCGGCGTCGTTGGCGAAGGGCCCCAGCTTGTCGAGCGCCGCGCCGATCTCCGCGTTCATCATGTCCATGGACGCCTCCACCGCGCCGGTGGCCTCGATGGCGGCGCCAATCTCCCGGGTGCGCTCCGGGGTGATGACGGAGAACGCCCACGCGTCCTTGAGCTTGCGGCGCAGGGACTCGTCCCGCGACACCGCCAGCAGGATGGGCAGCGACGGCGTGCGCGAGTGCACGTCCGCGTACCGGGGCTTGCCCACGTCCGTGCCCAGGATGTCGCGGATGTCGTCGGCGATCTGGAACGCCACGCCCAGGTGCCGGCCAAAGGCGTCGAAGCGGGCCTGCGCCTCCGGCTGATCCGCCAGCGTCGCGGCCGCCTTGCCGCACCAGCCGAACAGCGAGCCCGTCTTGCCCTCGGCGATGTAGCGCAGCCGCGTGAGCGGCAGGTTCAGGTCGCCGCGCGCCTCCACCTCCGCGATGGCCGCGCGGGTCATCTCCGTGACGATGGCCAGGCCGCTCTGCACCAGGCGCGCGTCCAGCATGGACAGCCGCGACAGCGCCGTGGACAGGATGAGGTCGCCGCTCATCACCGCGACGATGTTGCCCCAGCGCGCGTTCACCGTCGGGCGCCCGCGGCGGAACATGCCCGCGTCCACCACGTCGTCATGCAGCAGGCTGGCCGAGTGGATCATCTCCGCCGCCACGCCCACGTCCACCAGCCGCGCGGCCGGCACACCCACGACGCTGCCGAACAGGCGGACGAGCATGGGGCGCGCCCGCTTGCCCCCGGCGCCCAGGCACAGGTGGCGCGCCGCATCCATCAGCGTGTCGCCCTTCACGTCCGGCCCGACGTCGCCATCCGCGAGCAATTCGGTCAGACGCTGCTCCACCTGCCCCAGAAACTCCGTCAGCTCGTGAGCGACATCCATGTGCGCGGTCTCCTTCCGGGCCGTTCATATAGTTCAAGACCGCGTGAACTGCACCTGAATCCCTTCTGCCCACCAGGCGGGCGGACAGTGCGTCGAACGCAGGGGATAAGCCCGGTTGGTGTCCGGCCGGCCCTGGCGGACGCTTTGGGGTCCGATTGAGAGGGAATGCGCGG
Proteins encoded:
- a CDS encoding polyprenyl synthetase family protein, which gives rise to MDVAHELTEFLGQVEQRLTELLADGDVGPDVKGDTLMDAARHLCLGAGGKRARPMLVRLFGSVVGVPAARLVDVGVAAEMIHSASLLHDDVVDAGMFRRGRPTVNARWGNIVAVMSGDLILSTALSRLSMLDARLVQSGLAIVTEMTRAAIAEVEARGDLNLPLTRLRYIAEGKTGSLFGWCGKAAATLADQPEAQARFDAFGRHLGVAFQIADDIRDILGTDVGKPRYADVHSRTPSLPILLAVSRDESLRRKLKDAWAFSVITPERTREIGAAIEATGAVEASMDMMNAEIGAALDKLGPFANDAAGAELMSWAHRLSEGIAQQVKGRAA